From the genome of Terriglobales bacterium:
CTCGGGTTGCGTCCCCGCAGAGCCCTATCCTCCGCTCAGCTATGCGCAGAGTGGACTATCAACAACCAGCCGAGCAATAGGTTTGCATTGAACGGCCCTTACCCCCTTAATTCCGTGTCTCACTCCAAGGGTTCACTTCAGGGAGGGCAGATGATGCCCCTGCGGTAGTGAACAAAGTAGATGAGGAAGACAAATCCGTGCGAGTACTGAAATCGCTTTTTCTGGGAAGATAGATAAATGCCTCTTAGTAATCGCCGATCCAAGGCTGCTGCTGAACTGCTTCGACGCGATGGACAGGCGGCTCTAGATTGGGTAGCCCAATATCTGGAGCATGCGCCGGAATTGCCAGTACTTTCACAGGCCAAGCCCGGCGATATTTTGAGGTCGCTTCCCCAACATGCGCCGCAGCAGCCGGAGTCCTTCGACGCCATACTGAACGATCTGGACTCCAGCATCCTCCCCGGCATTACCCACTGGCAGTCGCCGAACTATTTTGCGTACTTCCCAGCAAACAGCTCGCCAGCCTCCGTAGCCGGTGATCTGCTCTCTTCCGGCCTTGGGGTCCAAGGGATGTTGTGGACCACTAGTCCTGCATGCACTGAGCTAGAGATGCGAGTGCTCGATTGGCTGGTCGAAATGCTCGCTTTGCCTGAGCACTTTCTATCGACGCAAAGCGGCGGAGGCGTGATTCAGGATTCGGCGTCGAGCGCCAATCTTTGTGCGGTTCTGGCTGGGCGTGAGCGCGCCACACAATTTAGATCGAACGAAGAGGGTTGCGATCAGCGGCTCAGGGCATATACATCAAGTCAGGCGCATTCTTCGATCGAGAAAGCGGTCAAAGTTGCGGGTATAGGCAGGAGGAATCTACGCCTCATTGAGGTCGATGATCAATTTCGCATGAAAGCTTCCCACCTGGCGCGAGCGGTCGAGCAGGACAAGCGCGAAGGGCGCATTCCATGCTTCGTAGGCGCGACCGTTGGCACTACGTCCACCATGTCCATCGATCCGCTTTCGGAAATCGGGGCTATCTGTCGCGAACATGGTATCTGGCTGCACGTGGATGCTGCCATGGCCGGCACAGCCGCATTGTGCGATGAGCTGCGCTACATTCACAAGGGGCTCGAGTACGCGGACAGCTACTGCTTCGATTGCCATAAATGGATGCTCACGAACTTCGATTGCACGTGCTTCTATGTGCGCGACCGGAACGAACTCACAGATGCGCTCACGATCACTCCTGAGTACTTGCGCAACACAGCTTCGGCCAGCGGAACCGTGGTCGACTATCGCGACTGGCACATTCCTCTGGGCCGCCGATTTCGTGCGTTGAAGTTGTGGTGTGTAATTCGCTCCTACGGCCTTGAAGGCTTGCGCGCGATGGTGCGCCGCCACGTGCAGCTTACGAACGAGTTAGCCTCCTGGCTGCGCTCGGATTCCCGATTTGAAATTGTCGCACCGGTCTCGCTCAACCTGGTCTGTTTCCGTTTGAAAGGACCGGATTCGGCCAACGAGGCTCTGCTGCACAAGCTGAATGCCTCCGGTCGTCTCTTTCTCTCCCATACGAAGTTGAATGGCAAGTTCGTGCTGCGGTTCTGTATCGGGCAGAGCTATACGGATCAGGAAAATGTAGGAGCGGCGTGGCACGAGATCCAAAGACACGCGACGGAACCGGCGGTAGCTGCTGGATAATCCTGAGCATTTCTGCATCTTTCCAGTGGTAGCTGAAATCAAAAGCTGACTGTGGTCACGTTATTCGCGAGGGCTTGATTGGACACTCAGTGTCTCCCATTTCGTGATGTACCCGGCGTCTCCCGGCTCTTCCTGGACTTTCTCTCCGGCAATCCGCAGCTTCGCCCTTTCTATCCCACTTCCACTTTTTCAATCGACGAGTTAGCTGATCGGGCGAAGATGGTCGAAATGCCTGGAGACCGTCGGCGAAAGATCGCCGATGTACTGAAGAGGCAGAACCAAGCCTGGAAGGCAGATTCTGCCGCGCTCGACAGCATTGAAAAGCTTCGCAATGGCGCCTGCGCCGTTGTCAGCGGGCAGCAGGTCGGGCTGTTTCTGGGACCTGCATACACCATCTATAAGGCTGTAACCATCATTCGTCTCGCGCGGGAACTTAACGGGCGTGGTGTCAACGCAGTTCCCATCTTTTGGCTCGCTTCAGAGGATCACGATCTTGCCGAAGTAAACCACGCAGTCATTCCCGACCCGCAGGGCGCGTTGCTGAGACTTGAAACTGCCTCGCATAGCGTGCCATTCGCTCCGGTTGGCGCGGTCGAGCTTGATGCCGATCTTCACTCAGCCCTTGAGCAGCTAAAAGCGATAACCGGGGAATCGGAGGCAGCCAGCTTCCTGGCGGACGCCTACGCACCCGGACAAACATTCTCCTCAGCGTTCGCGAAAGTGATGGAGCGACTCTTTTCGCGCCACGGCCTCATTCTTCTCGATCCGTCGGACGGCGAGGTACATCAGATCGCCTCACCACTGCTGCAGAAAGCAGCTAGCGAAACCGAGGCGCTTGTCTCCGCGCTGCTGGAGCGAACGAAGGAAATCGAAGCCGCGGGGCACGACGCACAGGTAAAAGTGACGTCTTCCTCCACGCTGCTGTTTTTTCTCAAGGATGGTGCGCGTGTTCCGATCCACAAGAAAAACGGCGGCTTCGGCTTCAACGGAGAGCATTGGTCCGCCGACGATCTGCGCGGCCGCATCGAGCAAAATCCTGAATTGTTCACGCCGAACGTACTGCTGCGCCCTGTTCTTCAGGATTACCTGTTGCCAACGGCCACGTACATCGCGGGTCCTGCGGAGACCGCGTATTTCGCCCAGGTGCAGGTCGTGTATGAGCACCTGCTCGATCGGACAACCCCGGTTTGGCCGCGATTCTCGACCACGCTGGTGGAAGCGCGCCTCGCAAGCTGGATGCGCAAGTACGGGCTGCGACTTCGCGATGTGCTGCATCCGAAGGACGAGTTTATTTCCATGCTGTCGCGCCGCACCATTCCAGCCGACATCAAGGACGATTTCGATCGCAGCCGCGAGCAGCTCGATCGCCTGCTCACGCCCTTGCTGCAGGCTCTGCAAAAACTTGATCCAACGATAGCTTCTGCCGGAGAAGTTGCGGGCCAGAAGATGCGGTATCAACTTGATCAACTCGAATCACGCGCAGCCCGCGCGCACCTTCAGCGGGAACAGGTCCTCGACCGCCATGCCGGTCTGCTCAGTACGATGCTTTTCCCGGAACGGGAGCTACAGGAGCGCAAGATCGCCGGCATTTACTTTGTCGCTAAACACGGTGAGGGTCTCATCGATCAGCTCATCGAAGCCTACAAGCCGGAGTGTAGGGATCATCAGGTGATCGAGTTGAGCTAATTGTTACAACGAGTTCTCGTGCTTTTCAATGCGCGACTCAGATGTTGTATTTCTTAGCCAGGTGACGGAAAGAGCGATAGGAGATCTTAAGTAATTCGGCGGCTCGTGTTTGTACTCCTCCGCATTGTTGCAGCGCAGAAACGAGGATCGCCCGCTCCATGTCAGCGACATAAGCTTCCATGTCGAGACCATCGGTTGGTACCGAAATGGAATCGACAGATGGCGGTGCTCCGCTGTCAGCCGCTGCACGAGCTTTCGATTTTTCTCCGGGGACGCTCACGTTCAGAACGTCTGTGCTTTCCATGGCGACGGCCCGTTCGATTGCATTCTCCAGTTGACGAACGTTGCCCGGCCAATCGTAGTCCGAGAGGGCTTCCAGGGAGTCTGGAGAGATGCGAACAATGTTCTTTCCTGCAGCAGGCGCATATCGCTTTAGGAAGCTGTTGGCGAGCAGCGGAATATCCTCCTGCCGCGCGCGAAGCGGAGGCACTTCGATTGGGATGACGCTGATGCGGTAATAGAGATCTTCGCGGAACGTCTTTTCTTCGACCATGTGCTGAAGATCGCGATTGGTGGCTGCGATCACGCGCACGTCCACCGGAATTTCGGATGTTCCGCCCACTGGACGAATCGTGCGCTCTTGCAGGACCCGCAGCAGCTTCACTTGCATGGCAAGGCTCATCTCGCCGATTTCATCGAGGAAGATCGTGCCGGCATCGGCAACTTCGAACAAGCCCTGCTTATTCTGATTTGCGCCGGTAAACGCGCCTTTTACATAGCCGAAGAGTTCGCTTTCCAAGAGCGTTTCGGGAAAAGCTCCGCAGTTGACGGAAACAAAAGGCTGACCGTCGCGTTGAGAGCATGTATGGACCGCGCGCGCAACGAGTTCCTTTCCGGTACCGCTCTCGCCGTGGACCAGAATGGTACTGCCGGTGGAAGCAACCGTTCTGATTGTCTCTTTGAGTTGATTGATCGCGGCGCTGCATCCGATGATGTTGTCGAGCGAATTGCGGCTGGCGGCATCGCGGCGAAACGCCTGATTCTGTCGCTTGAGCTCCAACACCTCAGCCGCGCGTCCAATAGACACCCGCACCTCATCAACGAGTCCATTTGGTGTCTTTTGGATGTAGTCAAACGCGCCTGATTTGACGGCTTGAACTGCCGAATCGAAATCACCCACGGCCGTGATCAACACGACGGCAGACTGGGGCGAAACGCGATGTGCGTGTTTCAGTACGTCGATGCCGTTCATGCCCGGCATCTTGATGTCAGTGACGATCACGTCATATCGGGCCGATTCGATCTTCTTTACGGCCAACTCGCCGGAATTGGCGATTTCGACTTTGTGTCCTTCTTTGCGCAGAGCGATATCGAGGAGCTCGCGGATGGAGCGCTCGTCGTCGCACACTAAAACGTTAGCCATGCACTCTCTCCGCCGCAGCTACTGCAGCAAGTACTCTTTTTTCGGCGATGCTCATTGCTCGCGGAGCTGCCTGTGCCTGCGGAAGCTCAACGACGATTTCCGCCCCTTCTTTGGCTCCAGGCAGCGCGTATACGCGTCCTTTATGTGCCTGCACAATCTGGTAGACCAACGCGAGTCCCAACCCGGTACCGCCTTCGAAGCTCGACTGAAAGGGTTCAAATATTTTTTCCGCCTGCTCGGGACGGATGCCTACTCCGCTGTCTTTAAAGGAGAGAACCCAGTTGCTGCCTCGTGCCCGTAGAGTCACCTTCAGCGTGCCGCCTTCGGGCATGGCGCGAAACGCGTTGTCGCACAGGTTCCAGAAGACTTGCTTCAACCGATCGGAATCGACCAGCGCTAACGCTTCGCGGCTCTCGAAGCTCCTTACGACGCGGTATGCGGCAGTTCCACGCGCCGGCCGGTTCTCGATCAAACGGAGTGTCTCTTCAATTAAGAGCAGGAGATCATGTTGGACCAATTTGTAGCTCTTCTCGCGGGAATACATGAGGAAATCGGAGATGATGCTGTTGAGACGTTCCGACTCCCGTCGCAC
Proteins encoded in this window:
- a CDS encoding pyridoxal-dependent decarboxylase — translated: MPLSNRRSKAAAELLRRDGQAALDWVAQYLEHAPELPVLSQAKPGDILRSLPQHAPQQPESFDAILNDLDSSILPGITHWQSPNYFAYFPANSSPASVAGDLLSSGLGVQGMLWTTSPACTELEMRVLDWLVEMLALPEHFLSTQSGGGVIQDSASSANLCAVLAGRERATQFRSNEEGCDQRLRAYTSSQAHSSIEKAVKVAGIGRRNLRLIEVDDQFRMKASHLARAVEQDKREGRIPCFVGATVGTTSTMSIDPLSEIGAICREHGIWLHVDAAMAGTAALCDELRYIHKGLEYADSYCFDCHKWMLTNFDCTCFYVRDRNELTDALTITPEYLRNTASASGTVVDYRDWHIPLGRRFRALKLWCVIRSYGLEGLRAMVRRHVQLTNELASWLRSDSRFEIVAPVSLNLVCFRLKGPDSANEALLHKLNASGRLFLSHTKLNGKFVLRFCIGQSYTDQENVGAAWHEIQRHATEPAVAAG
- the bshC gene encoding bacillithiol biosynthesis cysteine-adding enzyme BshC, translating into MDTQCLPFRDVPGVSRLFLDFLSGNPQLRPFYPTSTFSIDELADRAKMVEMPGDRRRKIADVLKRQNQAWKADSAALDSIEKLRNGACAVVSGQQVGLFLGPAYTIYKAVTIIRLARELNGRGVNAVPIFWLASEDHDLAEVNHAVIPDPQGALLRLETASHSVPFAPVGAVELDADLHSALEQLKAITGESEAASFLADAYAPGQTFSSAFAKVMERLFSRHGLILLDPSDGEVHQIASPLLQKAASETEALVSALLERTKEIEAAGHDAQVKVTSSSTLLFFLKDGARVPIHKKNGGFGFNGEHWSADDLRGRIEQNPELFTPNVLLRPVLQDYLLPTATYIAGPAETAYFAQVQVVYEHLLDRTTPVWPRFSTTLVEARLASWMRKYGLRLRDVLHPKDEFISMLSRRTIPADIKDDFDRSREQLDRLLTPLLQALQKLDPTIASAGEVAGQKMRYQLDQLESRAARAHLQREQVLDRHAGLLSTMLFPERELQERKIAGIYFVAKHGEGLIDQLIEAYKPECRDHQVIELS
- a CDS encoding sigma-54 dependent transcriptional regulator, with translation MANVLVCDDERSIRELLDIALRKEGHKVEIANSGELAVKKIESARYDVIVTDIKMPGMNGIDVLKHAHRVSPQSAVVLITAVGDFDSAVQAVKSGAFDYIQKTPNGLVDEVRVSIGRAAEVLELKRQNQAFRRDAASRNSLDNIIGCSAAINQLKETIRTVASTGSTILVHGESGTGKELVARAVHTCSQRDGQPFVSVNCGAFPETLLESELFGYVKGAFTGANQNKQGLFEVADAGTIFLDEIGEMSLAMQVKLLRVLQERTIRPVGGTSEIPVDVRVIAATNRDLQHMVEEKTFREDLYYRISVIPIEVPPLRARQEDIPLLANSFLKRYAPAAGKNIVRISPDSLEALSDYDWPGNVRQLENAIERAVAMESTDVLNVSVPGEKSKARAAADSGAPPSVDSISVPTDGLDMEAYVADMERAILVSALQQCGGVQTRAAELLKISYRSFRHLAKKYNI